The region TCGCGTGCCGCTACCCGCAAGCTCGGGCGGTCGCCGCCATCGACGCCCTCGCGCGGGCCACGCGGATGAAGATCGCCGACGTCGAGCTCCTCGCCGATCGGCACAAGGGCCGACGCGGCATCCGGACCGCGCGGCAGACACTCAACCTCGTCGACGCGGGTGCGGAGTCTCCGCAGGAGACCTATCTGCGACTGATGGTGATCGACCACGAGTTCCCGCCACCGCAGACACAGATCCCGGTGTATGACGAATACGGCGGTCTGGTCGCCGAGCTCGACATGGGCTGGGAAGACATGTCGATCGCGCTCGACTATGAAGGCGATCACCACCGCACGACCAGGGCGGCGTTCAACAAGGGCATCCGACGCCACGATGCGGTGACCGAACTCGGCTGGACCGACATCCGCGTGACGGCAGCCGACACCGAAGGCGGAATCATCGCCCGGCTCACGACCGCATGGCGGCAGCGGCTGTGCGCTCTGGGCGAGGATCCGGACGCTGGGCCGCCCTGGACGCACGTTCGGCGTAACGAGCGAAGAGGATGAGCGTGCTCGATCTCGTCCTTCCGCTGCAGTGCGGCGGCTGCGGCATTCCCGCGACCGCGTGGTGCGAGGCGTGCGCGCGGGAGCTGGCCGTCGCGCCCGACGAGCCGCACCTCATCACCCCGCGGCTGGACCCCGGCGTGCCCGTGCTGTCGCTCGGGCGGTACGCGGGAGCGCGGCGCACGGCGATCGTCGCGGTGAAGGAACACGGCCGCACCGATCTGGTCCGCCCCTTGGCCGCCGCCCTGCACACCGGTCTCGAGCACCTGTTGACCTGGGGAGTCCTCGACGCACCGGTCATGCTGGTGCCCGCGCCGACGCGCCGCGCGGCGGCCCGGCGCCGCGGCGGCGACCCCGTCACCCGGGTGGCCCGCGCCGCCGTCGCCGGGCTGCCCGGCGTGGCCGTCGCGCCCGTGCTGCGCATGAAGCCGTTCACCCGCGACT is a window of Mycolicibacterium chubuense NBB4 DNA encoding:
- a CDS encoding ComF family protein; the protein is MLDLVLPLQCGGCGIPATAWCEACARELAVAPDEPHLITPRLDPGVPVLSLGRYAGARRTAIVAVKEHGRTDLVRPLAAALHTGLEHLLTWGVLDAPVMLVPAPTRRAAARRRGGDPVTRVARAAVAGLPGVAVAPVLRMKPFTRDSVGLSSADRQRNIAGRIRATGAVGGPVVVVDDVVTTGATAGESVRLLQTRGAEVAAVLAIAHA